The DNA window ATGCAGGTCGTCGGATTGAAGGGATTGGGATAGTTCTGATGGAGGCTGGTGGCCTGGGGCACCACTATGGTACGGGGTCCCAGGCGAAATGTCCCGGCGCGCCGGACCCAGGTGCTTACTTGCTCGCCATCATCAACAGTGGGCAGTTCCTCCCAGCAACCATCCATCCTGAAAATATAAATTGCCTGCAACTCCCCGCCCCGTCCCGGAGCCACAGCGGGCTGCATACTAACACGCACAGGCTCATTAAAGGGGAACTGGCCATCGCCCAATCTGTAAGCACCGCCATGGATCGCCGACAATCCCATTAGGGTGGAATCCACCACCAGCAGGTAACGGTCCATACTAACTGAGCCGGGGAGTCCCATCGTCGTGAAGCGCTGATCCGCACTAATGGCAATCCACGCCTGATCCTTTTTCGCCAGTGCCATGCTAAGGCTGTAGGTGCAGGTTGTATCACCCATGCCGCTGAATCCGGTTACGCTCAGGCTGTGCGGACCGGTCTCCTCAAGCTCATGAGTACCCACATAAGAATAAGAAAAAGTATCAATTAGTGTGGAAGTCACCCGCACACTATCGGCCAGAATGCGGATACTGTCGGCCATTGCCAGGGTATCAGTCACAAAAATCTGCAGGTAATTAGAGAAGACACTGTTCGGAACAGCGCTTACCATCAGCCGCGGTTTGTCGACAATCCTAATTCCATCGCTGGAGACTGAGTCGGACACATTACCGGCACCATCGGTAGCTCGTACACTGAAGTAGTAGTACGCCTTATAGGCCAATCGTAATCCGCGCACGGTCGCCAAGGTATCGGTATTGTTGCCGGTCCAGTCGATGACGTTGGTGCCCCCCGGTGTGGTGCCGAGGGAATATTCATAAAGCACAATGCCTGAAGTCAGCTCAGAAAAACCCGAGTAGTGTACTGTGAGGGTGTCGGTGGAACAGGTGGAATCGAGGTCGGCGGCCGGACCGTCGTAAACAACAACACTTTGAATGCCAGGAGCCAGCGTATCATAAGTGATGGTCTCAACTTCCATCGTATCGGCATTGCCAACCCTGTCGACGGCGATAAATCCGATAGTATAAGCCGCTGCCTGGACCAGCGAAGCTACATTGGTCAGTAGGCCGCTATGGGTTCCCGCAG is part of the Candidatus Neomarinimicrobiota bacterium genome and encodes:
- a CDS encoding FlgD immunoglobulin-like domain containing protein, which translates into the protein QPTPAISIDFAGTGADIADTAMSMATFDSIWTYIVEAPTGNDGFATVTVTGLDLAGNTITPISGTTTLKVDNTAPIIIPTSPEEGDFVRTTAVAYDLGETIASGQVIWTWEAGVTDGASPHVQALTGSELTAGTHSGLLTNVASLVQAAAYTIGFIAVDRVGNADTMEVETITYDTLAPGIQSVVVYDGPAADLDSTCSTDTLTVHYSGFSELTSGIVLYEYSLGTTPGGTNVIDWTGNNTDTLATVRGLRLAYKAYYYFSVRATDGAGNVSDSVSSDGIRIVDKPRLMVSAVPNSVFSNYLQIFVTDTLAMADSIRILADSVRVTSTLIDTFSYSYVGTHELEETGPHSLSVTGFSGMGDTTCTYSLSMALAKKDQAWIAISADQRFTTMGLPGSVSMDRYLLVVDSTLMGLSAIHGGAYRLGDGQFPFNEPVRVSMQPAVAPGRGGELQAIYIFRMDGCWEELPTVDDGEQVSTWVRRAGTFRLGPRTIVVPQATSLHQNYPNPFNPTTCISFDLGFQDGPRQQVKVVIHNLLGQQVRTLYDGEASTGRYQLVWDGVDDQGAAVASGIYFVRLSTGSGYQKTKKMLLIR